ACGATCCTCTGGTGACGGCGGCGCAGACCGGGGACCAGCAGGCGCAGGACGAGCTGGTGGCCGGATATCTGCCGCTGGTCTACAACATCGTCGGGCGTGCGCTCGACGGCCATGCCGACGTCGACGACGTCGTGCAGGAGACCATGCTGCGGGCGCTCGCCGGCCTGGCGACGCTCCGCGACCCGGCGAGCTTCCGGTCCTGGCTCGTGGCCATCGCCATGAACGAGATACGCAGGCACTGGCAGCAGCGCGCGTCCGGTCAGAAGAGCCCGGGCCCGCTGGACGAGGCGCACGACGTCGCGGACCCCGGCGCCGACTTCGTCGACCTGACGATCATCCGGCTCGGTCTGGTGGGGCAGCGGCGTGAGGTGGCCGAGGCCACCCGCTGGCTGGACACCGACGACCGCGCGCTCCTGTCGCTGTGGTGGCTCGAGGTCTCCGGCGAGCTGACCCGGGCGGAGGTCGCCACCGCCATGGAGCTGCCCGCGCAGCACGCCGCGGTCCGGGTGCAGCGGATGAAGACGCAGCTGGAGACGGCCCGGATCGTGGTCCGCGCGCTGGCCGCTGCGCCCCGGTGCCCGTACCTGAGCGACGTGGTGGCGCCATGGGACGGCACGCCTTCCGCCCTCTGGCGCAAGCGCCTGGCCCGGCACGTCCGTGACTGCGCGATGTGCTCGGACCACGGCGCGGGCCTGGTGCTCGCCGAGCGCCTCCTGGTGGGCCTCGCCCTGGTGCCGCTGTCCGCCGCACTGGCCGCCCCCGGTGCGATACGCGCGGTGAGCGCGGCCGACGCGCACCACCTGGCGGCCGACGCACCGCACCTGTCCGCCGGCGGACATCCCACGGCGCCGGACGCGTACGAGATATCCGGCTCCCGGAGCGCCCCGGCGAGACACGCGGCCAAGCGCCACCGGGTGCCGCGCAAGAGCCGGACGGTGGCCGCGGGCGTCGCCGTGCTCGTCGTCGCGACCGGGGTCATCTACTCGGCCACGCGCCCCTCGGACGACGAACAGACGGAAGCACAGACGCTGACCGCCTCGCAGCCGCCCTCTCCGCAGGCTCCGTCCACCACGGCCTCCGCCCCCACGAAGTCCCCCTCCGCCTCCCCCAGCCGTAAGCGGAAGCCGTCCCCCAAGGCCACGCCTTCGAAGACCAGGGCACCGAAGCCGAAGGCGACCCCGAAGCCCACCCGCACCAGCACCGCGCCCAAGGCCCCGCAGGCACCGCAGGCCCCGGCAGGCAACTCGTACAGCGCGGAGGTCACGCGGCTCGTCAACGCCGAGCGCGCCAAGAGCGGCTGCGGCCCGCTGACCCTCAACAGCAAGCTGGGCAACGCGGCCCAGGGCCACTCCGACGACATGGCCGAGCGTGACTTCTTCGACCACACGAACCCCGACGGCGAGGACCCCGGCGACCGGGTCACGGCGGCCGGCTACAAGTGGACCACCTACGGGGAGAACATCGCCGCAGGTCAGCGCAGTCCGTCCGCGGTGATGGACTCCTGGATGAACAGCTCGGGGCACCGCGCCAACATCCTCAACTGCTCCTTCAAGGAGATCGGCGTCGGCTACCGGCAGGGCAGCGGCGGCCCCTGGTGGACGCAGAACTTCGGCGCGCGGTGACGTGACCCGCCGACGCGCGCGGGCGTCCTTGTTCGAATAGCGTGAAGCCATCAGGAAACCGCCGGAACTGGAGGCCTCGCGATGGCTGCGCACCCGGAAGGCACGCCGTGCTGGGCGGACGCGATGTTCCCCGACGTGGCGGCCGCGAAGAGCTTCTACGGCGAGCTGCTCGACTGGACGTTCGACTCCGGTTCGGAGGAGTTCGGCGGCTACACGCAGGCACGCTCGGACGGCAGGGCCGTGGCCGCGGTCGTCCCGCAGATGCAGGGCATGGACGGCCCCGCCGCCTGGAACCTCTACTTCGCGTCGCCCGACGCCGCCGCGACGGCCGCGAAGATCCGTGACCACGGCGGGACCCTCGCCATGGAGCCGACGCAGGTCGGCGATTTCGGCACCATGGTGACCGCTCAGGAGCCCAGCGGCGCGTACTTCAGCGTCTGGCAGCCGGGCACCCACCAGGGCTTCGAGAAGACCGGCGAGTCCGGCGCGTACTGCTGGGCGGAGCTCACCACGCGGGACCCGGCGGCGACGGACGCGTTCCTGCCCTCCGTGTTCCCCTTCACGACGCAGCGGATGGACGTCGACGACGTCGACTACCGCGTCTTCCAGGTCGACGGGCAGCCGGTCCTCGGCCGCCTCAAGATGACCGGGGACTTCCCGCCGGACGCCCCGCCGTTCTTCAACGTCCACTTCGCCGTGGACAACTGTGACGCCGCGATCGTCACCGTCACCAAGCTCGGCGGTCATCTGCTCTTCGGCCCGATGGACAGCCCCTTCGGCCGCTTCGCCACGGTCGCCGACCAACAGGGCGCCACCTTCAGCATCATCGACCTGACCAGTACGGAAGGCGAGATGCCCACGTTCTCCTGAGGCGGTCCGAAGCGGACTGAGGCGTTCTGAGACGGGCTGAAGCGGGCCTACGGCGCCCGGGTGAACGCACGGCGATAGGACCGCGGAGGCACGCCCCGGCGGCGTACGAACTGCTCGCGCAGGACGGCCGCGCTGCCGTACCCGACCCGGCGGGCGATCTCCTCCACCGGCAGGTCCGTGGTCTCCAGGAGTTCCTCGGCGCTGCTCAGCCGCAGACCGACCAGCCAGGCGTGCGGGGTGGTGCCGGTCGCC
This Streptomyces sp. NBC_01283 DNA region includes the following protein-coding sequences:
- a CDS encoding sigma-70 family RNA polymerase sigma factor, translated to MIGDHDPLVTAAQTGDQQAQDELVAGYLPLVYNIVGRALDGHADVDDVVQETMLRALAGLATLRDPASFRSWLVAIAMNEIRRHWQQRASGQKSPGPLDEAHDVADPGADFVDLTIIRLGLVGQRREVAEATRWLDTDDRALLSLWWLEVSGELTRAEVATAMELPAQHAAVRVQRMKTQLETARIVVRALAAAPRCPYLSDVVAPWDGTPSALWRKRLARHVRDCAMCSDHGAGLVLAERLLVGLALVPLSAALAAPGAIRAVSAADAHHLAADAPHLSAGGHPTAPDAYEISGSRSAPARHAAKRHRVPRKSRTVAAGVAVLVVATGVIYSATRPSDDEQTEAQTLTASQPPSPQAPSTTASAPTKSPSASPSRKRKPSPKATPSKTRAPKPKATPKPTRTSTAPKAPQAPQAPAGNSYSAEVTRLVNAERAKSGCGPLTLNSKLGNAAQGHSDDMAERDFFDHTNPDGEDPGDRVTAAGYKWTTYGENIAAGQRSPSAVMDSWMNSSGHRANILNCSFKEIGVGYRQGSGGPWWTQNFGAR
- a CDS encoding VOC family protein → MAAHPEGTPCWADAMFPDVAAAKSFYGELLDWTFDSGSEEFGGYTQARSDGRAVAAVVPQMQGMDGPAAWNLYFASPDAAATAAKIRDHGGTLAMEPTQVGDFGTMVTAQEPSGAYFSVWQPGTHQGFEKTGESGAYCWAELTTRDPAATDAFLPSVFPFTTQRMDVDDVDYRVFQVDGQPVLGRLKMTGDFPPDAPPFFNVHFAVDNCDAAIVTVTKLGGHLLFGPMDSPFGRFATVADQQGATFSIIDLTSTEGEMPTFS